In Neptuniibacter halophilus, the genomic stretch AGTCTGGATCTGGTCTGGACGCCGGAGCTGACCCCGGACCGGTTTATCAATGGTGAGCGCTTTTCCTATTTCTCTGCTGGGGCCGGTCAGCAGGTGGCGGCACCGGAGAATAAGATCGATCCAACCGAACCGAAACAGCGTCTGGCGAATGGCGAACTGGCTGCCCGGCTCTACGGACGCCGTGATCTGGGGTCGGGTAGTGCAACGGAGTGGGCTTTATATGCCTACCGTGGATACTGGAAACAACCCAATGCGATTAATGCAGACGGGGAGCCTTACTTCAGCCGTCTGAACAGTCTGGGGGCGAGTCTGCGTGGAAATCTGGCTCGTGGTATCGCTCATGCAGAGCTGGCCTGGTATCAGGGGCAGGATCATCAGGGTAATGACCCGCGCCTGCCAAACGATCAGTTAAGGTTGCTGCTCGGTTACGAGCAGGAGCTGGCACCTCGGCTGACGCTGGGGCTGCAGTACTATCTGGAAAGAACCCTGGACTATGATGCATTGTCAGAGAACGATAGTGGTTCGGTCTATCGGGTGGATGAACACAGGCAGCTCTGGACGATGCGCCTGAGTTACCGGGCAATGCAGGATCGGTTGAGCCTGAGCTGGTTCAGTTTTTACTCGGATACCGATCAGGATGCATACCATCGGCCATCACTGAGCTACAAGTTCAACGACAATCTGAACCTCACGCTGGGGGCCAACCTGTTTAGTGGCGCACAACCCCATAGCTTCTTTGGCCAGTTTGATCAGGCAGACAATGTCTACGCCCGGCTGAGATTCAGCTATTAGGCTGTCAGGCGTAATCCTTACGGTGGCCGCGCCGTTGTGACTTGGTTTCAGGTTTGAAGTGGGCCGGGGTGGTGCAGTTACGTCCGTTTTTCTTCGACACGTAAAGTGCTTCATCGGCTTTTTTAATGACCGCCATCGGGTCGCTCAGCTCCGGGGTTTTCTCACACAGGCCGATACTGATGGTGACGCTGACAATCTCGCTTTCAGAGGCTTTACTGCGTAATTTTTCGCCCTTTTCGTTATCCTGTGGTCGGTTCTGGTTACGGATATGCATCGGGTAGTTGGCGATAGTCTCCCGGAGTTGCTCGATATAGGGCAGCGCCTCCGCCTCGCTTTTACCCGGAAAGACCAGGGTAAATTCCTCACCACCGTAACGATAAGCCCGGCCACCACCGCTGACCTGATTCAGCTTAGCCGCTACCATCTTCAGAACCTGATCGCCGACATCATGGCCATAGGTATCATTAAACTTCTTAAAGTGGTCGATATCGCTCATCGCCAGTGTGTATTTTTTACCCAGTGTTGAGAGTTTATCCTGCAGCGCCCGGCGGGCCGGAATGCCGGTCAGCTCATCGATAAATGCCATCTTGTAAGAGTTCTGTACTACCGATATCGCCAGAGCGATCAGGCTGGCAGAGACAAACAGCGCAGAGATCATCGGCTGGTTAAACCAACTGAGCATGATCAGCGAGGAGATCAGTGAGGCCAGCAACGCCGCATCTGTAAAGGTACGACGAAACGCAAAGGAGAGCAGTACCGGTATCAGGCCGAGGAAAAAAGCCAGTGCGGCGGCTTCACTCAGGTAATACTCATGCAGCAGCATCTCAAGCATCATCATGGGCAGGTTCGGCAGGTAAAGCCCCAGTGAACCGTTAGACCAGACTAGCATCAGCAGGCCGTAGCTCAGCAGAATCGCCAGCAGGCGAATGATTCCGGCCGGTGTCAGCAGGCCCCGCTCCCGATAAAGCGCAATCATCCCCAGATGCAGGGGCAATAACAGTGAGATAAGACTGAACAGGACAAAAGCATCAGGTTGATTAAGGCTGGTTTGCAGGCCGTTCTGAATCAGCCAGTAGGCACAACTCAGATTAAGCGCGGCAAAGAGGATCCGGCTGGAGTTAAAACCATAACCCAATAAACAGACAATCAGGGCGACCGGATAGGGAGCCAGGGTAAGAATGGTCTGGTATTCGCTGCTTAACTGAGCGGTGACAGGAAGCAAAAAGCCGGCGCCACACAACAGGATAAGGGACGGTACGATTAAACCAGCGGTTCTCAGTAACATCAGATTATTGGGCTCAGTCAGGGTTCTACCTGCCCATTGTAGCCATATCGGCTTTAAAAATAATCTCCTTATTCAACAAAAAACACACAGATATCAGGTGATTGGCAGATTCTGGCACAGCCGATCAGCGGGCGCTTCAGAGGAGGCCGGGCAGTCTCAGGGGAGCTGCCCGGGTAAGGCTCAGTGCCGGGGTATGGCTTTGCCACAGCCGAGCATAGCCGCAAGGCTCATTGCCGGGCACCAGCCAGTAAAGGCCGACTGGGTCAGACTCAGGCCAATGACTCCGGTAGCCAGCAACAGATTAACCGGCAAGTTCAACAGAATCACCGGCAGCACGGTGATCAGTACTGCGCTGCCGGCGATAAAGTGGACGCCCTGATGGACGCTGGGCGCAGAACTGTCACAGCTTTCCTCTGAAAGGCCGATCTTACGAAACAGGTATACCGCGGGGCACCAGCGACTGAAACTGGACTGGAACAGGTTCAGGCCTACAAATGCGGTCAGATAAAGCCAGTCAGGATGGCTGTAATAGCTCAGTACAAGGCTGGTGAGTATAACGAGGCCTGCCATCAGGCGCAGTGCAGCATTCAGTGACATTGTCAGATCCCGGTGTAAGTTCGATGAGGTACATTATATATAAGTAGTTTCTAATATTAATATCTATATTAGATTATTTAAATATAAAGAGTGCAGACCAGATAAAGCAGGGGTTATAAGCAAATGCTGGCGAAGCAGCGGCTTAGCGTCCAGACTTTACAACAGGGGACAGCTACAGGACCGTGTAATGGAAAAAATACTGGTAAATATCGACTTTAAACAGGACAGCGCGGCGCTGCTGACCAAAGCCGCCCGGCTGGCGTTGCAGCACAATGCCCGGGTGGAGCTGTTCTGCTGTTGCTATAACCGCTCAATAAAGCATGGTTATCTGTTTGATAAAGCCGAGGAGCAGAAAGCCGAACATGCCTACGTGCGGCAGATTGAATCCCGGCTGGAAGCGCTCTGTCAGGGACTGCAGGTGGAGGGGGTTGAAGCAGAGTTCGATGCCTGCTGGAATCGCCATACCGGCGAGGGCGTGGTACGCAAGGTACTGCGCTATCAACCGGATCTGCTACTGCACCCGGTGGCCCCACACAGCCGCATTGGTCACTATCTGTTTGCGCCGGTGGACTGGCAGATTGCACGTAAATGTCCGGTACCGGTACTGTTTGTCAAAAACACCCCCTGGCCTGATCACTGCCGGATCGTCGCCTGTATTGACCCTTTGCACGAAGGTGACCAGCGTGCGCTGCTGGATCGGGAGCTGCTGAGCCGGTCGCGCGGTTTTGTTGGTGATGAGTTCACCGAGCTGCGTGTGCTGCACTGCTATAACACCCTGCCCCACGAAGCGATCTTTGATGAGCACGTTGTGACTGACTACGAAGCCCTGCAGGATCGGGTAGAGAAAACCCATCTTTCCACCTGCAACGGGATTCTGGAAGAGTTTGGTCTCAGTTCAGACTCCTATCTGGTGGATATCATCAAGGGTGAGGCGGACCTGACCATCAGTAATTATGCCCGGCATAATCAGGTTGATATTGTGGCGATGGGGGCCGTTGCCCGCAGTGTACTGGACCGCTGGCTGGTGGGCAGCACCATGGAATACGTAGTAGACCACGTGGATTGTGATGTGCTGATCGTTAAACATCCCGATTTTGTCTGCCCTGTTGCCGAGTAGCTCACTTCAACACTGACCGGTTCAGCGCTCCAGAGTTTGCAGTAACCGCCGCAGGCTCTGGTTAAGCTGTTCCACCTCCTCTTCGGAGAACGGCGACATCAGTCTGTCCAGATTTTCGACATGCGCAGTGACCGCCTGATCGATCAGGGTGAACCCTTCTTCTGATAATTGCACCAGCATGCTGCGGGCATCCTCCGGGTTGTTGCAACGGCAGATCAGTCCGCGTTTTTCCAGGCCTTTAAGCCGGTGGGTCATGGTGCCGGAGCTGACCATCAGTGAGGAAAATAACTGGGTCGGGGCGAGGCAGTAGGGCGCACCGGAACGACGTAATGTTGCGAGCACATCAAACTCCCAGTAGTTAAGGCCAAACTGCTTGAACACCTCTTCCAGTGGTGACTGCAGCAGGGCCGCGCACCGCTTCAGCCTTCCCGCCGGGCCCATCAGGTCAGCATTCAGTTCAGGCCGTTCCCGATTCCACTGTTGAATAAGGCGATCCACCGCATCGGTTTGTTGGTTCATATCTCTTCTCCTGATTTATCTTGATATTAAGATAAATCGATGACAGAATGAATTATATCTTGAATTCAAGATAAATTTTTTCGTTAAGGAGTTAACCATGATCCGTATTGAAAAGGGCGCTCTGCTAACCCTTGCATTGACTGCGCTGGCCCCGGTGTTGTGGGGCTCTACCTATATTGTCACCAGTGAACTGCTGCCACCTGACCGGCCTTATACCGCCGCGCTGATACGCGTGCTGCCTGCCGGATTATTGTTGCTGATGCTGTTTTCCCGGCAACTGCCACAGCGAACTGAATGGCTGCGCCTGCTGATTCTTGCAGCCCTGAATATCGGGGTGTTTCAGGCGCTGTTGTTTATTGCTGCCTATCGCTTACCCGGAGGCATCGCTGCTGTAGTCGGTGCCATACAACCGTTGCTGGTGATGTTGCTGATCTGGGGGCTGGACCGGATTCAGCCGGGGATTCTGACCCTGATTGCGGCTGGATTCGGGGTTCTGGGCATGGCTGCATTGTTACTGACGCCGGATGCCACCTGGGACAGTATCGGTCTGCTGGCGGCCTTTGTCGGCGCTCTGTCTATGGCCGCCGGGACATATTTCTCGCGACGCTGGTCGCTGTCGTTAGCGGTAGAGGCCTTTACCGGCTGGCAATTACTGCTCGGTGGGGTGTTGTTACTGCCTCTGGCGCTGTGGCTCGACCCGCCACTGGTGGCACTGGGGCTGACTGAGGTGGCAGCCTACGCCTATCTCTCACTGTTTGGGGCATTGCTGGCTTATCTGCTCTGGTTCCGTGGTCTGGCCCGGTTGTCACCCGTGGCCGTGTCCTCGCTGGGGCTGTTGAGTCCGGTCAGCGCAGTCTTACTGGGGTGGACACTGCTGGATCAGAGTATCAGCGGTATCTCCCTGCTGGGTCTGATAACCGTACTGCTCAGTGTACTGGCGGTGCAGTGGGGCGCTCAGTTCAAGCCTGGCTCTGCCCGTCCGGCTAAATCAAATTAATTAATTTTTTCAGGAGTGATCTTATGCAAAATTCAATTGTTTCTCTGATCGAAAACCGCCGCTCAATCGGTCGCTATAATCCACAGAAAGGAATGAGTGAAGCGGAAATCCGGGAGCTGATACGTCTGGCTTCGCTATCACCTTCCGCGTTTAACATGCAGAACTGGAAATTTATTGTGGTGCATACTGAGGAGGCAAAGCAGCGTTTGCACCGGGCGGCGTATTTTCAACCGCAGATACTGGATGCCGCGGCTACGGTGATTGTCTGCGCAGATACCGAGGGCTACCGGCAACTGGCGCAGCGCCTGCAACCGGCGGTCGATCAGGGAATTGTGGCCGCAGAAACCGCAACCGGCTGGGCGAATATGGCTGCCGGTGCCCATCAGGATAATGCTCAGTTGCGCCGGGATGAAGCACTGCGCAGTGCCTCTCTGGCATCGATGACCCTGATGCTGGCTGCAGAAGGTCTTGGTTATGCTTCAGGTGCGATGAGTGGCTTTGATGCCGAAGCGCTGAGTCAGGCGTTCGCTCTGGAAGCCGGTGAGTTGCCGGTGATGCTGGTGGCTCTGGGGCATGCGGCAGAAGGTAACTGGTCACAGAAACCGCGCCGGCCGCTGCAGGATATTCTGGAAATTGTCTGAGCGGACGCTGTCAGATCCGCAGAAAGCGCCTGTTTACTGCAGGCGCTCAAAGATCTTATTCACCTTCTCCTGCAGGGTAACAGCAGAGAATGGCTTCACGATATATCCGTTAACTCCGGCCATGGCAGCAGCCGTAATCTGCTCGCGTTTTGACTCGGCGGTTACCATCAATACCGGGATTGAGCTTAACTCAGGGTTATTGCGAATCTCTTTAAGCAGATCCAGACCGGTCATGTTTGGCATGTTCCAGTCAGTCAGCACAAAATCAATGTGCTCATTTTTGAGCACGGTCAGGGCTTTTGTCCCGTCTTCTGCTTCGATGATATTTTTGAATCCGAGTTCGCTGAGGAGCTTTCTGATGATTCGACGCATGGTGGAAAAGTCATCGACCACAAGAATTTTGATGTTCTTCTGCACGGCTTGTGTTACTTCCCGTTGGCTGGTTTTCTGCCCGATATCGAGATGGACGGGCTTTCGACAGCGGCAGAGTTTACCTGAGTTTCAGACCGATCCAAGTTAAATTTTGAAATATTTGGCCGGGCAGGGGATTCCTGCCCGGAGGCGTTCAGATCAGGTAGGTCTGACGTAACTCGTTAACCACCGGCAGGATCGAAACCACCAGTAGCAGGGCCATGGACAGGTTGAAAAGGCGCTGATAACGGGCTTCTCGGAGAAAGCGTTTCAGGGCTGATCCGCAGACCAGCCAGACACCGACACAGGGGAAAGCTACCAGAAAAAATGCCAGACCGATCACCAGTACCTGCAGCAGTATCTCAGCATTTTGCGTGGTATAAGCAGCGACAGCGCCGGTCGCCATCACCCAGGCTTTCGGATTAACCCACTGGAACAGAGCCGCCTGAAAAAAGCTCAGCGGCCGGGATTTGCTGTCACTCTCCATTGAGCTGGGTGCCGCGGTAGCGACCATCCACGACAGGTAAAGCAGATAACCGACCCCGAGCACTTTAATCACCTCATGGAAAACCGGGAACTGCTCGAACAGCGCGCCAAAGCCGATGCCAACCGCCACGACCATCAGCGGAAAACCGATACAGATACCCAGCAGATGGGGCATGCTGCGCCTGATGCCGAAGTTCAGGCCGGAGGTCATGATCATAATGTTGTTAGGCCCCGGGGTAACGGTCGAGGAGAGGGCAAAAATCAGAATCGCCAGATAGAGTTCCACGCTGTGCTCACTTTTTCCTGAATAAATGAATAACTCTGCCAGTATCCGGATTCCGGCTGCAGGGTTACAGATTCAGAATTGAAAAAAAATGGCGGTACAGATTTAATGCCCGCGCTATCCGGGTTGTCAGGCATGGTCTGAATATTTGCCCACCGATGCATTCGATTTGTCGCGCAAATATGGATTATGATGAAACTTCGTTTACGTCCGTTACTCTGGTATGCCTATGAATCGTCTCAATCTGAACCTTCTTCGTGCGCTGGTTGTGATGCTGGAGGAGCGTAACCTGACCCGCGCCGCGGACCGGCTGCATCTGACCCAGTCTGCAATCAGCCGGCAACTGGGGCAGCTCAGGGAGCATTTCAACGACCCGCTGCTGATTCGCGAGGGGAATCTGTATCTGCTCAGTGCCCGTGCACAGCAACTGCTGCCGAAGATTCAGGTGATTCTTGGTGAGGTGGACGAGCTCAGCGAAGGAGACAGTTTTAATCCTGCGGAATGTGAACGACGTTTCAGTTTTGCCTGCACCGACCATGTCGCGCAGTTTATCTTTCCGGATATTCTTTCCCATCTGCAGGAGGTGGCACCGGGCGTCGATATCACCTTTGAGATGTGGCGACCGGAGTGGTTACCCCGACTCGGACAGATGCCTTTAGATCTGGCATCAACCACCACCACACAGCTACCAGAGAATGTGTTCAGTGAGCATATCGGGCAGGACAGCCCGGTCTGTCTGATGGCTGCAGACCACCCACTGGCGCAGCAGCCATTGCAACTCCAGGCGATGCTGGCGTTTGCCTTCCTGCGTCTGAACAGTGGTGGTGATAAAGACTCGTTTTTTGACCGGGCACTGGAACGGCAGGGGCTTGCGCGACGGATACAGTTTGAGGTGCCGTTCTTCTCGGCCGCGTTTCAGGTTTTATCCGGAAGTCGTCTGTTGATGATTCTGCCCAAGCATATTGCTGAGAATGCCCTTGAGCACTTTCCTCTGCACTATGCGCCGCTGCCACTGCCTGAGGTGCCGAAAAACCAGTACCACCTCTGCTGGCACGCCTTGCATGCCCAGGACCCGGCGCACAGTTGGCTGCGTAATCTGATTGCCCGCATGCTGCGGGAGCGGATGTATCTCGATACCTGATTATGCAATCTGGCTATGATTTAAAATCATGGCTTGGATAATTAATTTGCATTTTTGTAATGTTCTCGCGGTGACTAGAATAGACCCCATCTGAAATGAGGGGGTGGTGATGACATTAACGGTTTGGTTCTCTTTTGTAGTGGTGTGTGTACTGGGGACAATTTCTCCCGGCCCGAGCCTGGCTGTCGTGCTGCGCCGGACCCTGAGTAATGGTCGTAGCCATGGTCTGGTGACCGCTGCCAGCCACTCAGCCGGGGTGACCCTCTGGGCGCTGCTGACTGTCTGGGGGCTGGGCGTGGTGGTAACAGAGCACCCCATGCTGTACCAGATAATCACCGGGGTAGGTGCAGTCTATCTGGCATGGCTGGGCTTTAAAGCGCTGCGTTCCAGTGGCAACCCTCAGTTTTCCGTGGAAGGCAAGCCGGGTTCCCTGTTCGGTGCGGTGCGCGATGGCGCGATGATCTCGCTGATGAACCCAAAACTGGCGCTGTTCTTTATTGCCCTGTTCTCTCAGTTTGTCTCTGCTGAGCAGGCGCTTACGGAAAACCTGTTGATGACCGCGACCGTCGTCAGTATTGATCTGCTCTGGTACTGCGGTGTGGCATTGCTGCTGTCTCAGGAGCGGGTGATACGTGCCCTGCAGGAGAAAACTAAAGTGATCGACCGGGTCAGTGGACTGGTGATGATAGGGCTGGCGGTACGGGTCGCCTTGTAATCAGGTCACTCACCGGCGGGGTTATCGCCGGTGAGTGATGTGCGGATCAGAGCAGCAGTTCTGCCCAGAGCGGGGCGTGGTCGGATGGCTTCTCCATGCCGCGCAGCTCATAATCAACTCCTGCGGAGATGCATTTTTCCAGCAGGGGAGCGGTCAGCAGAATCCCGTCAATACGCAGACCGCGCTTGGGTTCAGCTTCGAAACCGCGGGAGCGGTAATCAAACCAGCTAAATACCTGATCTTCTTCCGGGTGAAGATGGCGGAAGCTGTCTTTCAGCCCCCAACCGGTCAGACGGGCGTACCATTCGCGTTCCTCCGGCTGAAAGCTGGCTTTACCGGTTTTCAGCCAGCGCTTGCGGTTTGGCTCGCCAATACCGATATCTATATCTTCCGGAGATATATTCAGATCTCCCATCAGCACCAGATTGTCATCAGCGGAACAGTGGGTTTCCAGATGTGTCTGCAGATCGGCATAAAATTTACGTTTGGCCGGAAATTTAACCTCGTGCTCGATATTCTCCCCCTGAGGAAAGTAGCCATTCATGATCCGTACTGTGACACCGCTGTCGGTCTCATAATCACCCATGATCATCCGCTTCTGAGCGTCTTCATCATCACTGAGAAAACCTTTCTGCACATTGCTCAGTGGTTTCTTCGAAATCAGGCAGACGCCGTAATGACCCTTCTGGCCGTGATACTCAACCTGATATCCCATCGCTTCGACTTCGGCAACCGGAAAGGCTTCATCGTGCACTTTGGTTTCCTGCAGCCCGATAACATCGGGCTGATAGCTGTCGATCACCGCCTGGAGCTGGTGCAGACGGGAGCGGAGACCATTGACGTTGAAGCAGATCAGTTTCATGAGTGTTTTCCTGAACAGATGGGTAAAAGCAGGATTCTATTGAACATTTCTTTCAATGGATACACTAA encodes the following:
- a CDS encoding DUF1302 family protein; this translates as MRLCYRSVPLLLALSAPSLHAQDDWGEDVWAEPGQQEIRLHGFVELAAGGRIDNDPVLADDDLSLAEFRSRLELETYADTVRLSAKLDLYADGVEPGAHLDIRESLADISLADNADLRLGHQVLTWGTGDLLFLNDLFAKDWQSFFSGRDDEYLKAPSTSLKLSLYGQKASLDLVWTPELTPDRFINGERFSYFSAGAGQQVAAPENKIDPTEPKQRLANGELAARLYGRRDLGSGSATEWALYAYRGYWKQPNAINADGEPYFSRLNSLGASLRGNLARGIAHAELAWYQGQDHQGNDPRLPNDQLRLLLGYEQELAPRLTLGLQYYLERTLDYDALSENDSGSVYRVDEHRQLWTMRLSYRAMQDRLSLSWFSFYSDTDQDAYHRPSLSYKFNDNLNLTLGANLFSGAQPHSFFGQFDQADNVYARLRFSY
- a CDS encoding GGDEF domain-containing protein; the encoded protein is MLLRTAGLIVPSLILLCGAGFLLPVTAQLSSEYQTILTLAPYPVALIVCLLGYGFNSSRILFAALNLSCAYWLIQNGLQTSLNQPDAFVLFSLISLLLPLHLGMIALYRERGLLTPAGIIRLLAILLSYGLLMLVWSNGSLGLYLPNLPMMMLEMLLHEYYLSEAAALAFFLGLIPVLLSFAFRRTFTDAALLASLISSLIMLSWFNQPMISALFVSASLIALAISVVQNSYKMAFIDELTGIPARRALQDKLSTLGKKYTLAMSDIDHFKKFNDTYGHDVGDQVLKMVAAKLNQVSGGGRAYRYGGEEFTLVFPGKSEAEALPYIEQLRETIANYPMHIRNQNRPQDNEKGEKLRSKASESEIVSVTISIGLCEKTPELSDPMAVIKKADEALYVSKKNGRNCTTPAHFKPETKSQRRGHRKDYA
- a CDS encoding YgaP family membrane protein, with the translated sequence MSLNAALRLMAGLVILTSLVLSYYSHPDWLYLTAFVGLNLFQSSFSRWCPAVYLFRKIGLSEESCDSSAPSVHQGVHFIAGSAVLITVLPVILLNLPVNLLLATGVIGLSLTQSAFTGWCPAMSLAAMLGCGKAIPRH
- a CDS encoding universal stress protein: MEKILVNIDFKQDSAALLTKAARLALQHNARVELFCCCYNRSIKHGYLFDKAEEQKAEHAYVRQIESRLEALCQGLQVEGVEAEFDACWNRHTGEGVVRKVLRYQPDLLLHPVAPHSRIGHYLFAPVDWQIARKCPVPVLFVKNTPWPDHCRIVACIDPLHEGDQRALLDRELLSRSRGFVGDEFTELRVLHCYNTLPHEAIFDEHVVTDYEALQDRVEKTHLSTCNGILEEFGLSSDSYLVDIIKGEADLTISNYARHNQVDIVAMGAVARSVLDRWLVGSTMEYVVDHVDCDVLIVKHPDFVCPVAE
- a CDS encoding MarR family winged helix-turn-helix transcriptional regulator, which produces MNQQTDAVDRLIQQWNRERPELNADLMGPAGRLKRCAALLQSPLEEVFKQFGLNYWEFDVLATLRRSGAPYCLAPTQLFSSLMVSSGTMTHRLKGLEKRGLICRCNNPEDARSMLVQLSEEGFTLIDQAVTAHVENLDRLMSPFSEEEVEQLNQSLRRLLQTLER
- a CDS encoding EamA family transporter; the protein is MIRIEKGALLTLALTALAPVLWGSTYIVTSELLPPDRPYTAALIRVLPAGLLLLMLFSRQLPQRTEWLRLLILAALNIGVFQALLFIAAYRLPGGIAAVVGAIQPLLVMLLIWGLDRIQPGILTLIAAGFGVLGMAALLLTPDATWDSIGLLAAFVGALSMAAGTYFSRRWSLSLAVEAFTGWQLLLGGVLLLPLALWLDPPLVALGLTEVAAYAYLSLFGALLAYLLWFRGLARLSPVAVSSLGLLSPVSAVLLGWTLLDQSISGISLLGLITVLLSVLAVQWGAQFKPGSARPAKSN
- a CDS encoding nitroreductase family protein; the encoded protein is MQNSIVSLIENRRSIGRYNPQKGMSEAEIRELIRLASLSPSAFNMQNWKFIVVHTEEAKQRLHRAAYFQPQILDAAATVIVCADTEGYRQLAQRLQPAVDQGIVAAETATGWANMAAGAHQDNAQLRRDEALRSASLASMTLMLAAEGLGYASGAMSGFDAEALSQAFALEAGELPVMLVALGHAAEGNWSQKPRRPLQDILEIV
- a CDS encoding chemotaxis response regulator CheY; translated protein: MKILVVDDFSTMRRIIRKLLSELGFKNIIEAEDGTKALTVLKNEHIDFVLTDWNMPNMTGLDLLKEIRNNPELSSIPVLMVTAESKREQITAAAMAGVNGYIVKPFSAVTLQEKVNKIFERLQ
- a CDS encoding LysE family translocator; translated protein: MELYLAILIFALSSTVTPGPNNIMIMTSGLNFGIRRSMPHLLGICIGFPLMVVAVGIGFGALFEQFPVFHEVIKVLGVGYLLYLSWMVATAAPSSMESDSKSRPLSFFQAALFQWVNPKAWVMATGAVAAYTTQNAEILLQVLVIGLAFFLVAFPCVGVWLVCGSALKRFLREARYQRLFNLSMALLLVVSILPVVNELRQTYLI
- a CDS encoding LysR family transcriptional regulator, translated to MNRLNLNLLRALVVMLEERNLTRAADRLHLTQSAISRQLGQLREHFNDPLLIREGNLYLLSARAQQLLPKIQVILGEVDELSEGDSFNPAECERRFSFACTDHVAQFIFPDILSHLQEVAPGVDITFEMWRPEWLPRLGQMPLDLASTTTTQLPENVFSEHIGQDSPVCLMAADHPLAQQPLQLQAMLAFAFLRLNSGGDKDSFFDRALERQGLARRIQFEVPFFSAAFQVLSGSRLLMILPKHIAENALEHFPLHYAPLPLPEVPKNQYHLCWHALHAQDPAHSWLRNLIARMLRERMYLDT
- a CDS encoding LysE family translocator, translated to MTLTVWFSFVVVCVLGTISPGPSLAVVLRRTLSNGRSHGLVTAASHSAGVTLWALLTVWGLGVVVTEHPMLYQIITGVGAVYLAWLGFKALRSSGNPQFSVEGKPGSLFGAVRDGAMISLMNPKLALFFIALFSQFVSAEQALTENLLMTATVVSIDLLWYCGVALLLSQERVIRALQEKTKVIDRVSGLVMIGLAVRVAL
- the xthA gene encoding exodeoxyribonuclease III, with translation MKLICFNVNGLRSRLHQLQAVIDSYQPDVIGLQETKVHDEAFPVAEVEAMGYQVEYHGQKGHYGVCLISKKPLSNVQKGFLSDDEDAQKRMIMGDYETDSGVTVRIMNGYFPQGENIEHEVKFPAKRKFYADLQTHLETHCSADDNLVLMGDLNISPEDIDIGIGEPNRKRWLKTGKASFQPEEREWYARLTGWGLKDSFRHLHPEEDQVFSWFDYRSRGFEAEPKRGLRIDGILLTAPLLEKCISAGVDYELRGMEKPSDHAPLWAELLL